In Cicer arietinum cultivar CDC Frontier isolate Library 1 chromosome 7, Cicar.CDCFrontier_v2.0, whole genome shotgun sequence, a single window of DNA contains:
- the LOC101512706 gene encoding protein PAT1 homolog produces the protein MDVFGARCDALGAPNTQDLNLLGHVSEEGSVFDASQYAFFGKDVAEEVELGGLDDENDYIPSVAFNEEEFFLNGEEADDVRSLSDIDDLTTTFLKLNKVVSGPRSAGVIGDRVSRENSSASEWSQRDEIPYWVDHHTYDSEGSQDGKRWSSHPHSSVNLEESKPLYRTSSYPEHQRQLQHHLQHCSSEPVPNWFDQHFYDSETIDDEKRWSSQPHSSTVHKEGPKPLYRTSSYPDKCQELPRFSIEPILGPTSSFTSYPPPGGRSQQFSPNHSTGQLNIPYAGGAHVALSSQNCSRLFNSALPLSGSKYEPRFSGSLPQFPTGSLLNQGNQNQWVKQTGLYPRDHSNLLNNMLQQQLYHHGGSVSPHLLTQFQQQQHRLHHPLQQSAGFTSGLQSHLVNHHLSSGSSPGRKYEHKLGLGDVREHRQKSTRRQSHRFSQQGSNASSQKSDCGSLQFRSKYMTSDEIESILKMQLAVTHCNDPYVDDYYHQSCLAKKSGAKLKHSFCPTKIKELSSRARANTEPHGFLQVDALGRVSYLPIRQPRPLLEVDSPNSSVSGGSEGIISEKSLEQEPLFAARVTIEDGLCLLLDVDDIDRFLQCNLLQDGGTQFLRRRKVLLEGLATSLHLVDPLGKNGHKAGLAAKDDLVFLRLASLSKGRKLLAKYLRVLVPGSELMRIVCMAIFRHLRFLFGSIPSDSAAAETTTNLAMVVCQCVQGMDLGGLSACLAAVVCSSEQPPLRPLGSSAGDAASLILVSVLERATELLTDPQAPCSNNMGNRSFWQASFDEFFGLLTKYCMSKYHSIMQSLLMQGTQNVAAIGSDAAKAVSKEMPVELLRASLPHTDDPQRKLLLDFAQRSAPVIGFNSHAGSSNSHVNSETVLS, from the exons ATGGATGTGTTTGGTGCTCGGTGTGATGCTCTTGGTGCTCCCAACACCCAAGATCTTAACCTTTTGGGACATGTTTCAGAAG AAGGTTCAGTGTTTGATGCATCACAATATGCATTCTTTGGTAAAGATGTTGCTGAGGAGGTTGAGTTGGGCGGGTtagatgatgaaaatgattaTATCCCTTCTGTTGCTTTCAATGAGGAGGAGTTTTTTCTCAATGGAGAAGAG GCGGATGATGTAAGATCTCTTTCTGATATTGATGATCTCACTACCACTTTTTTGAAG TTGAACAAAGTCGTTAGTGGACCAAGAAGTGCAGGAGTTATTGGTGATCGGGTGTCAAGAGAAA ATTCCTCTGCTTCTGAATGGTCACAGAGGGATGAAATTCCCTACTGGGTTGACCATCACACTTATGATAGTGAAGGTTCTCAGGATGGCAAAAGATGGTCATCACATCCCCATTCTTCTGTCAATCTAGAAGAATCAAAGCCATTATACAGAACGTCTTCGTATCCTGAGCATCAACGGCAGCTACAACATCACCTCCAACATTGCTCTAGTGAACCTGTTCCTAACTGGTTTGATCAACATTTTTATGATAGTGAAACTATTGATGATGAAAAGAGGTGGTCATCACAGCCACATTCCTCCACTGTGCACAAAGAAGGACCAAAGCCCTTGTATAGAACATCTTCGTATCCTGACAAGTGCCAAGAGCTTCCTCGTTTTTCTATTGAACCAATTTTGGGACCAACATCTTCATTTACGTCTTATCCTCCCCCGGGTGGTAGGTCTCAACAGTTTTCTCCAAATCACAGTACAGGCCAGTTGAACATTCCTTATGCTGGGGGAGCTCACGTGGCATTGTCATCACAAAATTGTTCTCGATTATTTAATTCTGCATTACCCTTGAGTGGATCAAAATATGAGCCACGTTTTAGTGGAAGTTTGCCCCAATTTCCTACTGGCTCCCTCCTCAATCAAGGAAACCAGAATCAATGGGTCAAGCAAACAGGGTTGTATCCTCGAGATCATTCTAACCTCCTGAATAATATGTTGCAGCAACAACTATACCATCACGGTGGATCAGTGTCTCCTCACTTACTGACTCAGTTTCAGCAACAGCAGCACAGATTGCATCATCCTCTTCAGCAATCAGCAGGCTTCACGTCAGGTTTACAGTCCCATTTAGTTAATCACCATCTTTCGTCTGGTTCGTCACCTGGTAGAAAATATGAACACAAGCTTGGTCTTGGTGATGTTAGAGAACATAGACAAAAATCAACTCGCAGACAGAGTCATCGTTTCTCCCAACAGGGTTCTAATGCCAGTAGCCAGAAGAGTGATTGTGGTTCGTTACAGTTCAGGTCCAAGTATATGACTAGCGACGAGATTGAAAGTATTCTTAAAATGCAGCTTGCCGTGACTCACTGTAATGACCCATATGTTGATGACTATTATCACCAATCTTGTCTTGCCAAAAAATCAGGGGCTAAATTGAAACATTCATTTTGCCCAACCAAAATAAAGGAACTTTCTTCACGAGCCCGTGCCAATACTGAGCCACACGGTTTTCTTCAGGTTGATGCTTTAGGGAGGGTTTCATACTTGCCCATTCGTCAGCCTCGCCCTCTTCTTGAAGTTGATTCTCCAAACTCCTCTGTTAGTGGTGGCTCTGAGGGAATTATTTCAGAGAAGTCCCTTGAGCAGGAGCCTTTGTTTGCAGCCAGAGTCACAATTGAGGATGGTCTCTGTCTTCTTCTCGATGTGGATGATATTGACCGTTTTCTTCAGTGTAATCTGCTACAAGATGGTGGAACTCAATTCTTACGAAGAAGGAAGGTCCTTTTGGAAGGGTTAGCAACATCACTTCATCTCGTAGACCCACTGGGAAAGAATGGACACAAAGCTGGGCTTGCTGCTAAGGATGACCTTGTTTTCTTACGATTAGCATCTCTTTCGAAGGGACGGAAGCTCTTAGCAAAGTATCTTCGGGTGCTTGTTCCTGGTAGTGAGCTTATGCGAATTGTCTGCATGGCTATATTTCGTCATTTAAGATTCTTATTTGGTAGTATCCCCTCCGATTCAGCAGCTGCAGAGACTACAACTAATCTTGCTATGGTTGTTTGTCAGTGTGTCCAAGGAATGGATCTTGGTGGTCTTAGTGCTTGTCTTGCAGCAGTCGTTTGTTCCTCGGAGCAGCCTCCACTGCGTCCCCTTGGAAGCTCTGCCGGAGATGCTGCTTCCCTTATTTTAGTTTCTGTTCTTGAGAGGGCTACTGAACTTCTAACTGATCCCCAAGCTCCTTGTAGCAATAATATGGGAAATCGTTCATTTTGGCAGGCGtcatttgatgaattttttggcCTCCTCACGAAGTATTGCATGAGTAAGTACCACAGTATCATGCAATCACTGCTTATGCAAGGGACACAAAATGTGGCTGCAATTGGATCAGATGCTGCTAAAGCTGTCAGTAAGGAAATGCCTGTTGAGCTCTTACGTGCAAGTCTTCCTCACACGGATGATCCCCAGAGAAAGTTATTACTGGATTTTGCTCAGCGTTCTGCACCTGTGATTGGATTTAACAGCCATGCTGGGAGCAGTAATAGTCATGTAAACTCAGAGACGGTGCTTAGTTAG